In Lampris incognitus isolate fLamInc1 chromosome 20, fLamInc1.hap2, whole genome shotgun sequence, one genomic interval encodes:
- the LOC130130952 gene encoding uncharacterized protein LOC130130952, producing the protein MAGGIVSCLLWFFRYSLILLLLHDVEANKCNDTIHRKVGENVELPICSSSEGVNYAEWRFKQQTIIEWYDNRSHKVPEFERTIDMNLENLSLILKSLTLDDSGTYEFSSDRHGVLIPSTVITLQVYEVIMEPVIWLNSTWHESNSSCTVFLECSVLHLSSVSFSLTVGSHSYTGAKVFVSLQLQDNETVICNASNRFNKTSTLKMVTCVNTTSTDAPPGM; encoded by the exons atggctggtggTATCGTCTCCTGTCTGCTCTGGTTCTTCAGATACAGCCTCATCCTGCTGCTCCTCCACG atgtgGAGGCCAATAAATGCAACGATACAATCCATAGAAAGGTTGGAGAAAATGTGGAGCTCCCCATATGCTCATCAAGTGAAGGGGTCAACTATGCAGAATGGAGATTCAAACAGCAGACCATTATAGAGTGGTATGATAACAGAAGTCACAAAGTTCCAGAGTTTGAAAGAACAATAGACATGAACCTTGAAAATTTGTCTTTAATCTTGAAAAGTTTGACCCTTGATGACTCAGGGACTTATGAGTTTAGCTCAGACAGACATGGAGTGCTAATACCCTCGACCGTCATCACTCTGCAAGTCTACG AGGTCATTATGGAGCCAGTCATATGGCTTAACTCTACCTGGCATGAGTCTAACAGCTCCTGCACCGTTTTCCTTGAGTGCAGCGTCCTCCATCTCAGCAGTGTGTCCTTCAGCTTGACTGTCGGCAGTCACAGCTACACAGGCGCCAAAGTCTTCGTCTCCCTGCAGCTGCAAGACAACGAGACTGTCATCTGCAACGCTTCCAACAGATTCAACAAGACGTCTACATTAAAAATGGTGACGTGTGTAAACACCACGTCTACAGACGCCCCGCCGGGTATGTAG